Proteins encoded together in one Acipenser ruthenus chromosome 40, fAciRut3.2 maternal haplotype, whole genome shotgun sequence window:
- the LOC131708054 gene encoding NAD(P)(+)--arginine ADP-ribosyltransferase 2-like, whose protein sequence is MDFSKHSLDDQYKGCRNEMLQKVQKVYLPRELKQNPKFNSAWSNAKSAMKSKSLGYLTLEQATAIYAYTMPGVYSDFNTAVRNGGGKNYKAFPFKALHFYITDALKKLKTTFKNCYHVYRGVSKPTSVGKGKTVRFGQFTSTSRSLQKAMHFGSGTIFHMRTCQGASIQSYSMFPTEDEVLVPPFERFQVVAVNGNQINLKPLPKTKSIYNCLAGKER, encoded by the coding sequence ATGGACTTCTCAAAACATTCCCTGGATGATCAATATAAAGGCTGCAGAAACGAAATGTTACAAAAAGTTCAAAAGGTTTACCTGCCTAGAGAACTGAAACAGAACCCAAAATTTAATTCCGCCTGGTCCAACGCAAAATCGGCAATGAAATCCAAATCTCTGGGATATCTGACTCTAGAACAAGCCACTGCCATCTACGCTTACACAATGCCAGGCGTTTACAGTGACTTCAACACAGCGGTCAGAAACGGAGGCGGAAAGAATTACAAGGCGTTCCCGTTCAAGGCGCTGCATTTTTACATAACCGATGCCCTGAAAAAGCTgaaaaccacatttaaaaactgttatCATGTGTACAGGGGCGTTTCCAAGCCCACAAGCGTGGGCAAGGGTAAAACTGTCCGCTTCGGCCAGTTCACCTCCACTTCACGAAGCCTACAAAAAGCCATGCATTTTGGATCCGGAACAATTTTCCACATGCGCACATGCCAGGGCGCATCGATTCAAAGTTATTCGATGTTCCCAACTGAAGACGAGGTGCTGGTGCCGCCATTCGAGAGGTTCCAAGTGGTGGCCGTCAACGGGAATCAAATCAACctgaaaccactgccaaaaaccaAAAGCATTTATAACTGTCTGGCAGGTAAGGAGAGATAG
- the LOC131708055 gene encoding T-cell ecto-ADP-ribosyltransferase 1-like, with protein MDFAKQSLDDQYEGCRDKMLQKVREVYLKKELKNSENFRKAWSMAKIAMKNKPLKGLTPEQATAVYAYSTKHIYTDFNTAVRNGGGKNYKAFPFKALHFYLTDALKKLKTKFKNCYHVYRGVSKPTKVSLGQIIRFGQFTSTSRSLKVATGYGTATVFVMKTCQGTSINDYSWFIKNEEVLVPPFERFQVVAVNGNQINLKPLPKTKSIYNCLAGS; from the exons ATGGACTTCGCAAAACAGTCCCTAGATGATCAATATGAAGGCTGCAGAgacaaaatgttacaaaaagtgCGAGAAGTTTACCTGAAGAAAGAATTGAAAAACAGCGAGAACTTTAGAAAGGCTTGGTCTATGGCTAAaattgcaatgaaaaacaaacctCTCAAAGGCCTGACGCCAGAACAAGCCACGGCTGTCTACGCTTACTCCACCAAACACATTTACACCGACTTCAACACAGCGGTCAGAAACGGAGGCGGAAAGAATTACAAGGCGTTCCCGTTCAAGGCGCTGCATTTTTATTTAACCGATGCCCTGAAGAAGCTGAAAACCAAATTTAAAAACTGTTATCATGTGTACAGGGGCGTTTCCAAGCCCACAAAAGTGAGCTTGGGTCAAATCATCCGCTTCGGTCAGTTCACCTCCACTTCACGAAGCCTAAAGGTTGCAACAGGTTACGGGACGGCAACTGTGTTTGTTATGAAAACCTGCCAAGGCACATCGATCAACGATTATTCGTGGTTCATTAAAAACGAAGAGGTTCTGGTGCCGCCATTCGAGAGGTTCCAAGTGGTGGCCGTCAACGGGAATCAAATCAACctgaaaccactgccaaaaaccaAAAGCATTTATAACTGTCTGGCAG ggtcgtag
- the LOC131708056 gene encoding N-acyl-aromatic-L-amino acid amidohydrolase (carboxylate-forming)-like, with translation MGWNVTSTAKTGDFTVPGRQLILKEKTTRKLMKHSTAFPSRPLSRVVVTGGTHGDELGGVCLVREWLRQGDAPFLHRRSFRAQTLLANPRATKQNRSYLETDLNRCFTAEILSS, from the exons ATGGGCTGGAACGTTACCTCTACGG CGAAAACCGGTGATTTTACAGTTCCGGGCAGGCAGTTAATTCTGAAGGAAAAAACAACGCGAAAACTG ATGAAACATTCCACTGCCTTTCCCTCCCGACCTCTCAGCAGAGTGGTTGTGACCGGCGGTACCCACGGTGACGAGCTGGGAGGAGTCTGTCTGGTGAGGGAGTGGCTGAGGCAGGGTGACGCCCCCTTTCTGCACCGGCGCAGCTTCAGAGCTCAGACACTGCTAGCCAATCCGAGAGCAACCAAGCAGAACAGGAGCTACCTGGAGACAGACCTGAACAGGTGCTTCACAGCAGAGATATTGAG CTCTTGA